From the Astatotilapia calliptera chromosome 6, fAstCal1.2, whole genome shotgun sequence genome, one window contains:
- the pld6 gene encoding mitochondrial cardiolipin hydrolase isoform X1: MFDSMWTVKVVSLGVVALSLSLELLFWLFSRRRSERITNKVLFFPSEVACVEHIFSPTLPHSHVCSLPHGVDTSFSRLLRYILSACSSLDLCLFSFSNMDLSRAVLLLHSRGVTIRVLTDKVYSAISGSQIGVLRKAGICVRCDVSAVHMHHKFAVVDGRTLITGSLNWTLTAVQSNMENIIITEEPDLVQPFVKEFCRLWGLNDSAQYLSSLTD, from the exons atgtttgact CAATGTGGACAGTAAAGGTGGTCAGCCTGGGAGTGGTGGCCCTCTCCCTCAGTCTGGAGCTGCTCTTTTGGCTCTTCAGTCGTCGCCGATCTGAAAGAATCACCAATAAGGTCCTCTTCTTCCCCTCAGAGGTGGCTTGTGTGGAGCACATCTTCTCTCCCACGTTACCTCA CTCCCATGTCTGCTCATTGCCTCATGGTGTAGACACCTCTTTCTCTCGTCTTCTCCGCTACATCCTGTCTGCTTGCTCTTCTCTGGacttgtgtcttttttctttttccaacatgGATCTGAGTAGGGCTGTACTACTGCTGCATAGCAGGGGCGTAACCATCCGAGTCCTCACTGACAAGGTCTACTCGGCCATCAGTGGCTCCCAGATCGGCGTCCTCCGCAAAGCCG GGATCTGCGTGCGGTGCGATGTGAGCGCCGTCCACATGCATCACAAGTTTGCAGTGGTGGATGGCCGCACGCTCATCACCGGCTCCCTCAACTGGACGCTGACAGCAGTGCAGAGCAACATGGAGAACATCATCATCACCGAGGAGCCCGACCTGGTTCAGCCTTTCGTCAAGGAGTTCTGCAGGCTATGGGGGCTCAATGATTCGGCCCAGTACCTCAGTTCATTGACTGATTAG
- the pld6 gene encoding mitochondrial cardiolipin hydrolase isoform X2 → MWTVKVVSLGVVALSLSLELLFWLFSRRRSERITNKVLFFPSEVACVEHIFSPTLPHSHVCSLPHGVDTSFSRLLRYILSACSSLDLCLFSFSNMDLSRAVLLLHSRGVTIRVLTDKVYSAISGSQIGVLRKAGICVRCDVSAVHMHHKFAVVDGRTLITGSLNWTLTAVQSNMENIIITEEPDLVQPFVKEFCRLWGLNDSAQYLSSLTD, encoded by the exons ATGTGGACAGTAAAGGTGGTCAGCCTGGGAGTGGTGGCCCTCTCCCTCAGTCTGGAGCTGCTCTTTTGGCTCTTCAGTCGTCGCCGATCTGAAAGAATCACCAATAAGGTCCTCTTCTTCCCCTCAGAGGTGGCTTGTGTGGAGCACATCTTCTCTCCCACGTTACCTCA CTCCCATGTCTGCTCATTGCCTCATGGTGTAGACACCTCTTTCTCTCGTCTTCTCCGCTACATCCTGTCTGCTTGCTCTTCTCTGGacttgtgtcttttttctttttccaacatgGATCTGAGTAGGGCTGTACTACTGCTGCATAGCAGGGGCGTAACCATCCGAGTCCTCACTGACAAGGTCTACTCGGCCATCAGTGGCTCCCAGATCGGCGTCCTCCGCAAAGCCG GGATCTGCGTGCGGTGCGATGTGAGCGCCGTCCACATGCATCACAAGTTTGCAGTGGTGGATGGCCGCACGCTCATCACCGGCTCCCTCAACTGGACGCTGACAGCAGTGCAGAGCAACATGGAGAACATCATCATCACCGAGGAGCCCGACCTGGTTCAGCCTTTCGTCAAGGAGTTCTGCAGGCTATGGGGGCTCAATGATTCGGCCCAGTACCTCAGTTCATTGACTGATTAG